From one Streptomyces mobaraensis genomic stretch:
- a CDS encoding SDR family NAD(P)-dependent oxidoreductase, translated as MAVAVRAVGLNYRDVMQTTGLLPGEFTEGTPSERGPGVECAGTVTACGPGVTGFRPGDRVVGIAPSCLGTHTVTPVHWLMRLPDGLTFAEGATGTIAFVTVHYGLGHLARLRPGETLLVHGAAGGVGLAALRYASRVGARPIATAGSGVKRSVLRSLGVEDVLDSRALDFADRVRALTDGRGVDVVLNSLAGEAMVRGLELLRPGGRFVELGKRDIHENKPLPLRPFQNNTAFFAVDISALLPDRDFCARLIDEALSAELGDGEYHGLPHSVFPAARVHEAFRLLQHSRHIGKVIVTFDPEDEPVPAEPAAAPPRPDPAGTYLVTGGTGGFGAATAVWLAERGARHIALVSRRGAAAPEAAAVLAALAARGVRATAHAADVTSVKAMRNLIRRIDRTGWPLRGVVHAAAHFDDAPLTEPDEARAAAVLAPKATGAAVLDALTRDRDCDLFLCHSSGTALLGNVTQAAYAAGNLAVEALVRRRRREGRPGLAIAWGALSGTGHAARGGLLDGLAALGVEPLPPRRAFAVAERLPATADVVGVGRYRWPRVAGLLPQAAGPRLSALVPAGAADDDAREQRLEDLRRMPAGTALDHLVEDLTRLVADALGVSPDGLDPHTRLDAYGMDSLTGTQFFTTLQEMFDVRIPPMELLSGNGTIAGIARQVHMALGPAGAGDGDDPEETATARGDDGEDGHAGLAGAPAGLREAEA; from the coding sequence GTGGCGGTGGCCGTGCGCGCCGTCGGGCTGAACTACCGGGACGTCATGCAGACCACGGGACTGCTCCCGGGCGAGTTCACCGAGGGCACGCCCTCCGAACGCGGCCCGGGCGTCGAGTGCGCCGGCACCGTCACCGCCTGCGGCCCCGGCGTGACCGGCTTCCGGCCGGGTGACCGGGTCGTCGGCATCGCGCCCTCCTGCCTGGGGACGCACACGGTCACGCCGGTCCACTGGCTCATGCGCCTGCCCGACGGCCTCACCTTCGCCGAGGGCGCCACCGGGACGATCGCCTTCGTCACCGTCCACTACGGGCTGGGCCACCTGGCCCGGCTGCGCCCGGGCGAGACGCTGCTGGTCCACGGCGCCGCCGGAGGGGTCGGGCTGGCCGCCCTGCGCTACGCCTCGCGTGTGGGGGCGCGCCCCATCGCCACCGCCGGCAGCGGAGTCAAACGTTCCGTCCTGCGCTCCCTGGGGGTCGAGGACGTCCTGGACTCCCGCGCCCTCGACTTCGCCGACCGGGTCCGCGCTCTCACCGACGGCCGGGGCGTCGATGTGGTCCTCAACTCCCTCGCGGGCGAGGCCATGGTCCGCGGCCTCGAACTCCTGCGCCCCGGCGGCCGGTTCGTGGAACTGGGAAAGCGCGACATCCACGAGAACAAGCCCCTGCCCCTGCGCCCCTTCCAGAACAACACCGCCTTCTTCGCCGTCGACATCTCCGCGCTCCTCCCCGACCGGGACTTCTGCGCGCGGCTGATCGACGAGGCGCTGAGCGCGGAACTGGGCGACGGCGAGTACCACGGCCTGCCGCACAGCGTCTTCCCCGCCGCCCGGGTCCACGAGGCGTTCCGCCTCCTCCAGCACTCCCGGCACATCGGGAAGGTCATCGTCACCTTCGACCCCGAGGACGAGCCCGTCCCCGCCGAGCCGGCCGCGGCCCCGCCCCGGCCCGACCCGGCCGGCACCTACCTCGTCACCGGCGGGACCGGCGGCTTCGGCGCCGCCACGGCGGTCTGGCTCGCGGAGCGCGGCGCCCGGCACATCGCCCTGGTGAGCCGGCGCGGGGCGGCGGCCCCGGAGGCGGCGGCCGTGCTGGCCGCGCTGGCGGCCCGCGGCGTCCGGGCCACCGCCCACGCCGCCGACGTCACCTCCGTGAAGGCCATGCGGAACCTGATCCGGCGGATCGACCGCACCGGCTGGCCGCTGCGCGGTGTCGTCCACGCCGCGGCGCACTTCGACGACGCGCCGCTCACCGAGCCGGACGAGGCCCGGGCCGCCGCCGTCCTGGCGCCGAAGGCGACCGGGGCCGCCGTCCTCGACGCGCTCACCCGCGACCGGGACTGCGACCTCTTCCTGTGCCACTCCTCCGGCACCGCCCTGCTCGGCAACGTCACCCAGGCCGCCTACGCGGCCGGGAACCTCGCGGTGGAGGCCCTGGTCCGGCGGCGCCGCCGGGAGGGCCGCCCCGGCCTGGCCATCGCCTGGGGCGCCCTCTCCGGCACCGGCCACGCCGCCCGCGGCGGCCTCCTCGACGGCCTCGCCGCGCTCGGGGTCGAACCGCTCCCGCCACGGCGGGCGTTCGCCGTCGCCGAGCGCCTGCCCGCGACCGCCGATGTCGTCGGCGTCGGCCGCTACCGGTGGCCGCGCGTCGCGGGCCTGCTGCCCCAGGCGGCCGGTCCCCGTCTCAGCGCGCTCGTCCCCGCCGGTGCGGCCGACGACGACGCCCGCGAACAGCGGCTCGAAGACCTCCGCCGCATGCCCGCCGGGACCGCGCTCGACCACCTCGTCGAGGACCTCACCCGCCTGGTCGCCGACGCCCTGGGCGTCTCCCCCGACGGCCTCGACCCGCACACCCGGCTCGACGCCTACGGCATGGACTCGCTGACGGGCACCCAGTTCTTCACCACGCTCCAGGAGATGTTCGACGTCCGCATCCCCCCGATGGAGCTGCTCAGCGGCAACGGCACCATCGCCGGTATCGCCCGTCAAGTGCACATGGCGCTCGGGCCGGCGGGGGCGGGGGACGGTGACGACCCGGAGGAGACGGCGACGGCGCGGGGGGACGACGGCGAGGACGGCCACGCCGGTCTCGCCGGAGCGCCGGCGGGGCTTCGGGAGGCGGAGGCATAG
- a CDS encoding MFS transporter, translating to MTGVPATRPGRGVRPLVGVLVSTAVALTATRVSAIALPWFVLVTTGSATRTGLVAFCELAPYVVVKALTGPLVDRVGPRVVCWTADSLSATAAALIPLCHTLGALRFWLLLVLVAVIGAVRGPGDLARDVMVPEAADRGGLRLERATGLAGVVENLAATVGPAAGGALVALTGPLPALLATAGCFALGSVIIALVLPPGMGRPAAPGSAGDTPEPGGYGQRLREGSVFLRGDPLLLAICGVVGVGNFLGAAFAQVLVPVWARESGGGPAAIGLVNGLFGVTAVLGGLTAAAVAHRLRRRLVFFTGYLLSDSPRYLVLALDAPLWLVAVVFATGGLGAGFLNPILSAVSYERVPRHLIGRVRALTAALAWAGIPFGGLAAGALVAAAGLAPTLLAAGAAHVTAVVTGGTRREWKEMGTGKGKGTRTGGEPGRESAPPPRSVGRAP from the coding sequence GTGACGGGCGTCCCCGCGACCCGGCCGGGCCGAGGCGTACGCCCCCTCGTCGGGGTGCTGGTCTCCACGGCCGTCGCCCTCACCGCCACCCGCGTCTCCGCCATCGCCCTGCCCTGGTTCGTGCTGGTCACCACCGGCAGCGCCACCCGCACCGGGCTCGTCGCCTTCTGCGAACTGGCCCCCTACGTCGTGGTGAAGGCTCTCACCGGACCGCTCGTGGACCGCGTCGGCCCCCGCGTCGTCTGCTGGACGGCCGACTCCCTCAGCGCGACCGCCGCCGCCCTGATCCCGCTCTGCCACACCCTCGGCGCGCTGCGGTTCTGGCTGCTGCTCGTCCTCGTCGCCGTGATCGGTGCCGTCCGCGGGCCGGGGGACCTGGCGCGGGACGTCATGGTCCCCGAGGCCGCCGACCGCGGCGGGCTGCGGCTGGAACGGGCCACCGGGCTCGCGGGCGTCGTCGAAAATCTCGCCGCGACCGTCGGACCCGCGGCCGGCGGCGCCCTCGTCGCCCTGACCGGTCCGCTGCCGGCGCTGCTCGCCACCGCCGGCTGCTTCGCCCTCGGCTCGGTGATCATCGCGCTGGTGCTGCCGCCCGGCATGGGACGCCCGGCCGCGCCCGGGAGCGCCGGCGACACCCCCGAACCCGGCGGCTACGGGCAGCGGCTGCGCGAGGGGTCCGTCTTCCTGCGCGGCGACCCGCTGCTGCTGGCCATCTGCGGCGTCGTCGGCGTCGGCAACTTCCTCGGCGCGGCCTTCGCCCAGGTCCTCGTCCCCGTCTGGGCCCGCGAGTCCGGCGGCGGACCGGCCGCCATCGGACTCGTCAACGGCCTCTTCGGCGTCACCGCCGTCCTCGGCGGCCTCACCGCCGCGGCCGTCGCCCACCGGCTCCGCCGCCGCCTGGTCTTCTTCACCGGCTACCTGCTCAGCGACTCCCCCCGCTACCTGGTCCTCGCCCTCGACGCACCGCTGTGGCTGGTGGCCGTCGTCTTCGCGACCGGCGGCCTCGGCGCGGGCTTCCTCAACCCCATCCTCAGCGCCGTCTCGTACGAGCGCGTCCCCCGCCACCTCATCGGCCGGGTCCGCGCCCTGACCGCCGCCCTCGCCTGGGCGGGCATCCCCTTCGGGGGGCTGGCGGCCGGCGCCCTGGTCGCCGCCGCCGGCCTGGCCCCGACGCTGCTGGCGGCGGGGGCGGCGCACGTCACGGCGGTGGTGACGGGCGGGACGCGGCGCGAGTGGAAGGAGATGGGGACGGGGAAGGGGAAGGGGACGCGGACGGGCGGGGAGCCCGGCCGCGAGAGCGCGCCCCCGCCGCGCTCGGTCGGCCGAGCCCCGTAG
- a CDS encoding winged helix-turn-helix domain-containing protein, with product MADESELACGGKGLAPDPETDVVLDAKGLRALAHPLRVRLVGLLRTHGPSTATRLAQDLGVGSGVTSYHLRQLAAAGFVAEDGERGNARERWWRAAHETTWLRDKSLYDEEPEAAAAFRGSVAGMHALHTQVALGRVPSMPRPWRDVLETSDWLLRLTPEETAELSAELRAVLARYRRWAPGAEGDAPADAEQVKVVLHVLPDPAAADGPAGKPGRT from the coding sequence ATGGCAGACGAGAGTGAACTCGCATGCGGCGGAAAGGGGTTGGCGCCCGACCCGGAGACGGACGTGGTCCTGGACGCCAAGGGCCTCCGCGCCCTCGCGCACCCCCTCCGCGTCCGGCTGGTCGGCCTGCTGCGCACCCACGGGCCGTCCACCGCCACCCGCCTCGCCCAGGACCTGGGCGTCGGGTCGGGCGTCACCAGCTACCACCTCCGGCAGCTCGCCGCCGCCGGGTTCGTGGCCGAGGACGGCGAGCGCGGCAACGCGCGGGAGCGCTGGTGGCGCGCGGCGCACGAGACGACGTGGCTCCGCGACAAGAGCCTCTACGACGAGGAGCCGGAGGCCGCCGCGGCGTTCCGCGGCTCCGTCGCCGGCATGCACGCGCTGCACACCCAAGTCGCCCTCGGCCGGGTGCCGTCCATGCCGCGGCCCTGGCGCGACGTCCTGGAGACGAGCGACTGGCTGCTGCGGCTCACGCCCGAGGAGACCGCCGAACTGTCGGCGGAACTGCGGGCGGTGCTGGCCCGGTACCGCCGCTGGGCGCCGGGGGCGGAGGGGGACGCGCCGGCGGACGCGGAACAGGTGAAGGTCGTGCTGCACGTGCTGCCCGACCCGGCGGCGGCCGACGGGCCGGCCGGGAAACCGGGGCGGACGTGA
- a CDS encoding alpha/beta hydrolase — MHRFKRTLAAVALTTTVVAGTAGWAAAHREAAVTGPPPGTAAWRADHSLHRTLPDPATASPAEVARFFAALPEDARQRLADRHPMVVGNLDGAPPALRYAANRRALAAERAERLRQAADTSLPEYERAEARALADRYRELLAPGRRILAFDPRGRGQLAEVYGDLAAARRTAVVVPGSDIDLSSFDRRTDPYGTPAGMARSLRAEMARQSPGTPTAVIAWAGYTTPVGVGPDAATGRLAEAGAPRLDRFLAGLAAAGTAAPAVFCHSYGSVVCGLAAHAIGRGEATDLVVLGSPGVRAGSAAGLRTTARVWAVRRNADDWIGNVPNVELFGLGHGTDPTSAAFGARPVSSAGAHGHTGYFAPGTESLRHCAEIALGAYDAVR, encoded by the coding sequence ATGCACCGCTTCAAGCGCACCCTGGCCGCCGTCGCGCTCACGACGACCGTGGTCGCGGGGACGGCGGGCTGGGCCGCCGCCCACCGGGAGGCCGCGGTCACCGGCCCGCCGCCCGGCACCGCCGCCTGGCGCGCGGACCACTCCCTCCACCGCACCCTGCCCGACCCGGCCACCGCCTCGCCCGCCGAGGTCGCCCGCTTCTTCGCCGCCCTCCCCGAGGACGCCCGGCAGCGGCTCGCGGACCGCCACCCCATGGTCGTCGGCAACCTGGACGGCGCCCCGCCGGCCCTGCGGTACGCGGCCAACCGCCGCGCCCTCGCCGCCGAGCGCGCCGAGCGGCTCCGGCAGGCGGCCGACACCTCCCTCCCGGAGTACGAGCGCGCGGAGGCCCGCGCCCTCGCCGACCGCTACCGGGAACTCCTCGCTCCCGGGCGGCGGATCCTCGCCTTCGACCCGCGCGGGCGCGGCCAGCTCGCCGAGGTGTACGGCGACCTGGCCGCCGCCCGGCGGACGGCCGTCGTCGTCCCCGGCTCCGACATCGACCTGTCCTCCTTCGACCGGCGCACCGACCCCTACGGCACCCCGGCCGGCATGGCCCGGTCCCTGCGCGCCGAGATGGCCCGGCAGTCGCCCGGCACCCCCACCGCCGTCATCGCCTGGGCCGGCTACACCACCCCCGTCGGCGTCGGCCCCGACGCCGCCACCGGCCGGCTCGCCGAAGCCGGCGCGCCCCGGCTCGACCGCTTCCTCGCCGGGCTGGCCGCCGCCGGGACCGCCGCGCCGGCCGTCTTCTGCCACAGCTACGGCTCGGTGGTCTGCGGCCTCGCCGCCCACGCCATCGGCCGCGGCGAGGCGACCGACCTCGTCGTCCTGGGCAGCCCGGGCGTCCGCGCCGGCTCCGCCGCCGGCCTGCGCACCACCGCCCGGGTCTGGGCCGTCCGCCGCAACGCCGACGACTGGATCGGGAACGTCCCCAACGTCGAGCTGTTCGGCCTCGGCCACGGCACCGACCCCACGTCCGCGGCCTTCGGCGCCCGTCCCGTCTCCTCGGCGGGCGCCCACGGTCACACCGGCTACTTCGCGCCCGGCACGGAGTCGCTGCGCCACTGCGCCGAGATCGCGCTGGGCGCCTACGACGCGGTCCGCTGA
- a CDS encoding GNAT family N-acetyltransferase, with protein MIIEPRTVAPGVVLRLATLDDAAGLARAYSENRDHLRPWEPHRAPEFFTAEGQTARLGELTALRREGRMVPWVLDDEREGIVGIVNLSNIVRGAFQSGSLGYWVAARRAGRGLATAAVTAVCRTAADELGMHRVEAGTVIANAASQRVLAKCGFERFGTAPNYLHIDGAWRDHYLFQRILHDREPR; from the coding sequence ATGATCATCGAACCCCGCACCGTCGCGCCCGGCGTCGTCCTCCGCCTCGCGACCCTCGACGACGCGGCCGGCCTGGCCCGGGCCTACTCCGAGAACCGCGATCACCTGCGCCCCTGGGAGCCGCACCGGGCCCCGGAGTTCTTCACCGCCGAGGGCCAGACGGCCCGGCTGGGCGAGCTGACGGCGCTGCGCCGGGAGGGGCGGATGGTGCCCTGGGTACTCGATGACGAGCGGGAGGGCATCGTCGGCATCGTCAACCTGAGCAATATCGTGCGGGGCGCCTTCCAGAGCGGCTCGCTCGGTTACTGGGTCGCCGCCCGGCGGGCCGGCCGGGGGCTGGCCACCGCCGCGGTGACGGCGGTGTGCCGGACGGCGGCCGACGAGCTCGGGATGCACCGGGTGGAGGCGGGCACGGTGATCGCCAACGCCGCCTCGCAGCGCGTCCTGGCGAAGTGCGGTTTCGAGCGGTTCGGCACCGCGCCGAACTATCTGCACATCGACGGCGCCTGGCGAGACCACTACCTCTTTCAGAGGATCCTGCACGACCGCGAGCCGCGCTGA
- a CDS encoding PIG-L family deacetylase yields the protein MPGRISRLSRRRVLQVGGAGLVVGTGTVGAWQWLAPGSAQGSGHEDEFPVQPAKVVTTESFVHIIAHPDDSLYFMNPELEQSIRSGAPTVTVCLTGGESDGRNALSQTPGYPKLPMKRPEFVRARINGLREATAQMATGDWLSPWRVETTQLIPGFQAELHTLKAAPQVQLIFLELVEARFIRVPRKESLRGLWLGVTPKLTTLVPAHSPVKRTYLYERKHVIDSLVAVLDRYRPTVVRTLDPNPTHRAIQQQFPGVAHELEGISHYDHQDHTTSAHFAQAALAEYWGRRHSRPTAVENYVGYEVSLLPSNLDAATTRHKVKLLDIYGWADGKDCGDPAGCGDRKVGARSKDVRWSNNLRYRAPGTQRWVQPLPDGRLAAFALLDGAVHCWTETRPGTGAWSGPAKIGGSMLEGQVEVLRHADGTLQLFSVRTVLPSRGTPHHREIVTARQNGKPRPGAVPSFGNWESLGSPEADPERSMEVGYPVTVAGKDGKVFLFVRDWAGGLMYRTGEHGTDWTDWEHLESDGDQPPVVLDGLDAALDDKGRIHVVAADSKTLYHWMSENEGEPPQPTGATRLPTASGPLSLTAFPGGGMRLVTRQPSTARVMVAERPANGPWRMTADLPPIGGYGRVALAQDGRNVVLAARDARGRVRLSKGSGRPGPWQGGGVTYRATPGLAQDARGLTTVVVLGMDGKLSSARTQTSGKYPFTAWTGQDGRSQGGTSA from the coding sequence GTGCCGGGGCGAATATCACGACTGTCCCGCCGCCGGGTTCTCCAGGTCGGCGGTGCGGGTCTGGTCGTCGGAACGGGCACGGTGGGGGCCTGGCAGTGGCTGGCCCCCGGTTCGGCGCAGGGCAGCGGGCACGAGGACGAGTTCCCCGTGCAGCCGGCGAAGGTGGTGACGACCGAGTCGTTCGTCCACATCATCGCGCACCCCGACGACTCGCTGTACTTCATGAACCCGGAGCTGGAGCAGTCCATCCGGAGCGGCGCCCCGACCGTCACCGTGTGCCTCACCGGCGGTGAGTCGGACGGCCGCAACGCCCTTTCGCAGACGCCCGGGTACCCGAAGCTGCCCATGAAGCGGCCGGAGTTCGTCCGCGCCCGCATCAACGGCCTGCGCGAGGCGACCGCCCAGATGGCCACCGGCGACTGGCTCAGCCCCTGGCGGGTGGAGACGACGCAGCTGATCCCCGGCTTCCAGGCGGAGCTGCACACGCTCAAGGCCGCTCCGCAGGTCCAACTGATCTTCCTGGAGCTGGTGGAGGCCCGGTTCATCCGGGTGCCGCGCAAGGAGAGCCTGCGCGGGCTGTGGCTGGGGGTCACGCCGAAGCTGACGACGCTCGTCCCGGCGCACAGCCCGGTCAAGCGCACGTACCTGTACGAGCGCAAGCACGTCATCGACTCGCTGGTGGCGGTGCTGGACCGGTACCGGCCGACGGTCGTCCGCACCCTCGACCCCAACCCGACGCACCGGGCGATCCAGCAGCAGTTCCCCGGGGTGGCGCACGAGCTGGAGGGCATATCCCACTACGACCACCAGGACCACACCACCTCCGCCCATTTCGCCCAGGCGGCGCTGGCCGAGTACTGGGGACGCCGGCACAGCCGCCCCACGGCGGTCGAGAACTACGTCGGCTACGAAGTCTCCCTCCTGCCGTCCAACCTCGACGCGGCCACCACCCGGCACAAGGTGAAGCTCCTCGACATCTACGGCTGGGCCGACGGCAAGGACTGCGGTGACCCCGCCGGCTGCGGCGACCGCAAGGTCGGCGCCCGCTCCAAGGACGTCCGCTGGTCCAACAACCTCCGCTACCGGGCACCCGGCACCCAGCGCTGGGTGCAGCCGCTGCCCGACGGCCGGCTCGCCGCGTTCGCGCTCCTCGACGGCGCCGTGCACTGCTGGACCGAGACCAGGCCCGGGACCGGCGCCTGGTCCGGACCCGCCAAGATCGGCGGGTCGATGCTGGAGGGGCAGGTGGAGGTCCTGCGGCACGCGGACGGCACGCTCCAGCTGTTCTCCGTGCGCACGGTCCTGCCGAGCCGCGGCACCCCGCACCACCGGGAGATCGTCACCGCCCGGCAGAACGGCAAGCCCCGCCCGGGAGCCGTCCCGTCCTTCGGGAACTGGGAGTCCCTGGGCTCGCCCGAGGCCGATCCGGAGCGGTCGATGGAGGTCGGCTACCCGGTGACCGTCGCGGGCAAGGACGGCAAGGTCTTCCTCTTCGTCCGCGACTGGGCCGGCGGCCTGATGTACCGCACCGGCGAGCACGGCACGGACTGGACCGACTGGGAGCACCTGGAGTCGGACGGGGACCAGCCGCCGGTGGTCCTCGACGGGCTGGACGCCGCCCTGGACGACAAGGGCCGGATCCATGTGGTCGCCGCCGACAGCAAGACCCTCTACCACTGGATGTCCGAGAACGAGGGCGAGCCGCCGCAGCCCACCGGGGCGACCCGGCTGCCCACCGCGAGCGGCCCGCTGTCGCTGACCGCCTTCCCGGGCGGCGGCATGCGGCTGGTCACCCGGCAGCCCTCCACCGCGCGCGTCATGGTCGCCGAGCGCCCGGCGAACGGCCCCTGGCGGATGACCGCCGACCTGCCGCCGATCGGCGGGTACGGCCGGGTGGCACTGGCCCAGGACGGCCGGAACGTGGTGCTCGCCGCCCGGGACGCCCGGGGCCGGGTGCGGCTGTCGAAGGGCTCGGGACGCCCCGGCCCCTGGCAGGGCGGCGGCGTGACGTACCGCGCCACGCCGGGCCTCGCCCAGGACGCGCGGGGTCTGACGACCGTCGTGGTGCTCGGCATGGACGGCAAGCTGAGCAGCGCCCGGACGCAGACGTCGGGCAAGTACCCGTTCACGGCCTGGACCGGGCAGGACGGGCGGTCGCAGGGCGGCACGTCGGCGTAG
- a CDS encoding thioesterase II family protein codes for MNDVRGITEENTQWIRRFAPRPDADVRLVCLPHAGGSASFYYPMARAMADVADVLCVQYPGRQDRRDEPLVDNIPDLADRVFSVLLPWADRPLAFFGHSMGASLAFEVARRFEREKGVVATALFVSARRAPSIHREETVHLRDDDGIIAETRRLSGTDAQVLEDDELVRMILPVLRSDYRAAETYRYEPGPPLRCPVVALTGDADPKVSVDDAAAWAGHTASSFDLRVFTGGHFYLTRHQDAVVREVTERLRPAA; via the coding sequence GTGAACGACGTCCGTGGCATCACCGAGGAGAACACCCAGTGGATACGCAGGTTCGCGCCGCGCCCGGACGCTGACGTCCGGCTGGTCTGCCTGCCGCACGCCGGCGGCTCGGCGAGCTTCTACTACCCGATGGCGCGGGCCATGGCCGACGTCGCCGACGTGCTCTGCGTCCAGTACCCCGGCCGCCAGGACCGCCGGGACGAGCCGCTCGTCGACAACATCCCCGACCTCGCGGACCGGGTCTTCTCGGTGCTGCTGCCCTGGGCCGACCGGCCGCTGGCCTTCTTCGGGCACAGCATGGGCGCCAGCCTCGCCTTCGAGGTCGCCCGGCGGTTCGAGCGGGAGAAGGGCGTCGTCGCGACCGCCCTGTTCGTGTCCGCCCGCCGCGCCCCGTCGATCCACCGGGAGGAGACCGTCCACCTGCGGGACGACGACGGGATCATCGCCGAGACCCGGCGGCTGAGCGGCACCGACGCCCAGGTGCTGGAGGACGACGAGCTCGTCCGCATGATCCTCCCGGTGCTGCGGTCGGACTACCGGGCCGCCGAGACCTACCGCTACGAGCCCGGCCCGCCGCTGCGCTGCCCGGTGGTCGCGCTGACGGGCGACGCCGACCCCAAGGTGTCCGTGGACGACGCGGCGGCCTGGGCCGGCCACACCGCGTCCTCCTTCGACCTGCGCGTCTTCACCGGCGGCCACTTCTACCTGACGAGGCATCAGGACGCGGTGGTCCGCGAGGTCACGGAGCGGCTGCGGCCCGCGGCCTGA
- a CDS encoding GMC oxidoreductase, translated as MSVQRHPSRRRVLGGGLVLGAAALGGGVLLGGSGAEAAEAAEAAEVARDGAFVPAVVVGTGYGAAVTALRLAEAGVRVLMLEMGRWWDRPGADGRVFCGMLDPDRRSSWFRTRTAAPLGSFLWLDVVDRNVEPYPGVLDRVDFGSMAVYAGRGVGGGSLVNGGMAVAPRRDYLRRMLPQVDAGEMYRRYFPRARAMLRVNGVDRTWFEGTEWYRYSRVAREQAARAGLRSVFLDNVYDFGHMRREADGTAPRSALAGELIYGNNHGRMSLDKTYLAAALRTGRVTIATLHRARAIRRRRAGGYVLTVERSDEAGRRIAVKEIGCRRLFLGAGSLGSTELLLRARETGALPDLGPEIGRGWGPNGNVMAARANHPTDPTGCHQSTVPALGLDAWDDPRHPVFAEVTPVPAGIETWISLYIAITRNPERGTFVYDRGTDRMGLRWTRDQSRPAVDAARSLFDRVNRANRTDYRYDLFGPRAKAFADDFTYHPLGGCVLGRATDPYGRIPGHPGLYVTDGALIPGSLGVNPFLTITALAERNIERIVRQDVAR; from the coding sequence ATGTCGGTTCAGCGTCATCCGTCCCGTCGTCGGGTGCTCGGCGGCGGGCTCGTGCTGGGGGCGGCGGCCCTTGGTGGCGGGGTTCTCCTCGGGGGTTCCGGTGCCGAGGCTGCCGAGGCCGCCGAAGCCGCCGAGGTCGCGCGGGACGGGGCGTTCGTGCCCGCCGTCGTCGTCGGGACCGGGTACGGGGCCGCCGTCACGGCGTTACGGCTCGCCGAGGCGGGGGTGCGGGTGCTGATGCTGGAGATGGGGCGGTGGTGGGACCGGCCGGGGGCGGACGGGCGGGTGTTCTGCGGGATGCTCGACCCCGACCGGCGGTCCAGCTGGTTCCGGACCCGGACCGCGGCGCCGCTCGGCTCGTTCCTCTGGCTCGACGTCGTCGACCGGAACGTCGAGCCGTACCCCGGCGTGCTCGACCGGGTCGACTTCGGGTCCATGGCCGTCTACGCGGGCCGCGGTGTCGGCGGCGGCTCGCTGGTCAACGGGGGGATGGCCGTGGCGCCCCGGCGCGACTATCTGCGGCGGATGCTCCCGCAGGTGGACGCGGGGGAGATGTACCGCCGGTACTTCCCGCGCGCCCGTGCCATGCTCCGCGTCAACGGCGTCGACCGGACCTGGTTCGAGGGGACAGAGTGGTACCGGTACTCGCGTGTGGCGCGTGAGCAGGCGGCGCGGGCCGGGCTGCGGTCGGTGTTCCTCGACAACGTCTATGACTTCGGGCATATGCGGAGGGAAGCGGACGGTACGGCACCGCGGTCCGCGCTCGCAGGTGAGCTGATCTACGGCAACAACCACGGGCGGATGTCCCTCGACAAGACCTACCTGGCCGCGGCCCTGCGCACCGGGCGCGTCACCATCGCGACCCTGCACCGGGCGCGGGCCATCCGCCGCCGGCGGGCCGGGGGTTACGTCCTGACGGTCGAGCGGTCCGACGAGGCCGGGCGCCGGATCGCCGTCAAGGAGATCGGCTGCCGGCGGCTGTTCCTCGGGGCCGGAAGTCTCGGGAGCACCGAACTCCTGCTGCGCGCCCGGGAGACCGGCGCCTTGCCGGACCTCGGCCCCGAGATCGGCCGCGGCTGGGGGCCCAACGGGAACGTGATGGCCGCGCGCGCCAACCACCCCACCGACCCCACCGGTTGCCACCAGTCCACCGTCCCCGCCCTCGGCCTCGACGCCTGGGACGACCCGCGGCACCCGGTCTTCGCCGAGGTCACCCCGGTGCCGGCCGGCATCGAGACCTGGATCAGCCTCTACATCGCGATCACCCGCAACCCCGAGCGCGGCACCTTCGTGTACGACCGCGGCACGGACCGGATGGGGCTGCGGTGGACCCGGGACCAGAGCCGGCCCGCCGTCGACGCCGCCCGCTCCCTCTTCGACCGCGTCAACCGCGCCAATCGCACCGACTACCGCTACGACCTCTTCGGCCCCCGCGCCAAGGCGTTCGCCGACGACTTCACCTACCACCCCCTCGGCGGCTGCGTGCTCGGCCGCGCCACCGACCCGTACGGCCGGATCCCCGGGCACCCCGGCCTCTACGTCACCGACGGCGCGCTGATCCCGGGATCGCTCGGCGTCAATCCCTTCCTCACCATCACCGCGCTCGCGGAGCGGAACATCGAGCGGATCGTCCGGCAGGACGTGGCGCGGTAG